The DNA window ACGCTCTACCGCTGGCGCCTGGCCGCAGAGGGCGGCGAAGAGGTGAGCTGCTCGAACGGCACGCGGGTCAGGCCCGATATCGGCCTCGAGCCGCTGGGGCGCGACGAGATGGTGATCGTCTGCGGCGGCCTCGACATCCAGGCGGCGACCACGCGGACGCTGGTTTCATGGCTCCGGCGCGAGGCGCGCAAGGGGCTTGCGATGGCCGGGATCTGCACCGCCGCGCATGCTCTTGCCAGGGCCGGGCTGCTCGACGGCCGGCGCGCGACGATCCACTGGGAGAACCAGGACGGCTTTCTCGAGGATTTCCACGAGATCGAGCTGACCCGCTCGGTCTTCGTGATCGACGGCAACCGGATGACGACGGCGGGCGGAACCGCCTCGATCGACCTCGCGCTGACGCTGATCGCCCGGACCCATGGCCAGGATCTGGCCAATGCGGTGGCCGATCAGCTGATCTATTCCTCGATCCGCACCGATCAGGACACCCAGCGGCTGTCGGTCCCGACCCGGATCGGGGTGCGCCACCCCAAGCTCAGCCAGGTCATCCAGGTGATGGAGAAGAACCTCGAGGACCCGATCTCGCCCGCGACGCTGGCGCGCGATGTCGGCATGTCGACGCGTCAGCTGGAACGGCTGTTCCGGCGCTATCTGAACCGCAGCCCCAAGCGCTATTACATGGAGCTGAGACTGTCGAAGGCGCGCAACCTTCTGATGCAGACCGACATGAGCGTCATCAACGTGGCGCTGGCCTGCGGCTTCGCCTCGCCCAGCCATTTCTCGAAATGCTACCGCGCGCATTACGACACCACGCCCTATCGCGAGCGTGGCAGCCGGAGCGGACGCGCCGAGGCCTGAGCGCCCGCCCCTGTTGTCCCTTCCCCGCCGCCTGTATGGCGCTGCGGCATTCCGCATCGGGACATGACCTGAACCCGAAGACACCCTTTCCTTTGCGAAAATTGCGAATTAACGTTTTGCGGGATTTCATTCCGAAAGGGAGTTGACAGGATGAAGAAGCTGCTTCTGGCCAGCGCGGCCACATTGGCCTGCGCGGGCGGCGCGAATGCCGAGGATATCAAGATCGGCGTTCTGCTGGGTTTCACCGGGCCGATCGAATCCATGTCCGTCGCCATGGGCGCCGGGGCCGATCTGGCGATCAAGGAGGTCAATGACAGCGGCAGGCTTCTGAACGGCGAGACCGTGGTTGCGGTGCGCGGCGACTCGACCTGCATCGACAGCTCTGCAGCGACGGCCGCGGCCGAACGCATGATCACCTCGGACGGCGTCAAGGGGATCATGGGCGCGGCCTGTTCGGGCGTGACCGGTGCGGTGCTTCAGAACGTGGCGCGGCCCAACGGCATGGTGATGATCTCGCCTTCGGCGACCTCGCCGGCGCTGTCCGACATGGAGGATGACGGGCTGTTCTTCCGCACCGCGCCCTCCGATGCCCGTCAGGGCGAGGTCATGGCGAGCATCCTGAAGGATGACGGGATCGACTCGGTCGCGCTGACCTATACCAACAACGATTACGGCAAGGGCCTGGCCAACAGCTTCGAGACCGCCTTCACCGCCGCCGGCGGCACGGTGACGATCTCGACCGCGCATGAGGATGACAAAGGCGACTATTCCGCCGAAGTCGGCGCGCTGGCCGCCGCCGGGGGCGATCTGCTGCTGGTGGCGGGCTATGCCGACCGGGGCGGCGCGGGCATCGTGCGCTCGGCCCTCGATCTGGGCGCCTTCGACCGCTTCCACTTCCCCGACGGCATGGTCTCGGACGCCACCACCGAGAAATTCGGCGACGAGATCGACGGCTCGACCGGTCAGCTGCCTGGCAATGACAGGCCCGGCGCCGAGAAATACGCCGAGATCGTGGACGGGGCCTTCGATTCCACCGCGATCTTCTCGGGCGAAAGCTATGATGCGACGGCGCTGCTCCTGCTGGCGATGCAGGCGGCGGGCTCGACCGATCCGCAGGTCTACAAGGACAAGATCATGGACGTGGCCAACGCGCCCGGCGAAGAGATCTACCCGGGCGAGCTGGACAAGGCGCTTCGGATCCTCGCCGAGGGCGGTGAGATCGACTATGTCGGCGCCACCGCGCTGGAGTTCATCGGAGGCGGCGAGAGCCGGGGCAATTACCGCGTTGTCAAGGTCGAGGACGGCGAGTTCGTGGCGACCGGTTATCGCTAAGCGACATAAAATTGCGCATTTTTGCCCCTAAATGCGGCAAAGTGTCGGCCTGACGGAAGAAAAGGCGGCCCGGGGTTTTCCGGGCCGCTCCCATGATGTAGGCACGCGGCTCGTATCGGGAGGCTGGGCTTGATCCGGGTAGACAATCTTCACAGGCATTTCGGCGGGTTCCACGCCGTGGACGGCGCCTCGATCGAGATCGCCACGGGCTCCATCACCGGGCTCATCGGACCGAATGGCGCGGGCAAGTCGACATTGTTCAACGTCATTGCCGGCGTGCTGCCCCCGACCTCGGGGCGGGTGATCATGAATGGCGAGGATATCACCGGGCTGAAGCCGCATGAGTTGTTCCACAAGGGGCTGCTCCGGACCTTCCAGATCGCGCATGAATTCTCGTCGATGACGGTGCGCGAGAACCTGATGATGGTGCCTGCGGGGCAGTCGGGCGAAAGTTTGTGGTCGGCCTGCTTCCGCCGCGGCCGCATCTCCGATGAGGAACGCGCGCTGGCCCGCAAGGCCGACGAGGTGCTGGACTTCCTGACCATCTCGCATGTCGCCGACGAGAAGGCGGGCAATCTCTCGGGCGGACAGAAGAAGCTTCTGGAGCTTGGGCGCACGATGATGGTGGACGCCAAGATCGTGTTTCTCGACGAGGTGGGCGCGGGGGTGAACCGGACGCTGCTGAACACCATCGGGGACGCCATCGTGCGGCTCAATCGCGAGCGCGGCTACACCTTCTGCGTGATCGAACATGACATGGATTTCATCGGCCGGCTTTGCGACCCGGTGATCGTGATGGCCGAGGGCAAGGTGCTGGCCCAGGGCAAGGCGGATGAGATCATGCAGAACGAGGCGGTGATCGAGGCCTATCTGGGCACCGGGCTGAAGAACAGGATCAAGGCGGCCCCCGCTTCCGGGGCCGGTATCTGAGAGCGGTGATATCTGAAACCAGTATCTCAAGCCGGCCGTCCGCGCCTCTGGCGGGCCTTGGCAGGGGGATTTGGACCAGGAAGAAGGACGAGAAGGCGCGCGGATGGAAGACCCATTCCTGATCGGAGACCGGATGACCGGCGGCTATGGCGGGGCCGATATCCTGCATGGCTGCACGGTGGCGGTCGAGAAGGGCGAGATCGCGGTGATCGTGGGCCCCAACGGCGCCGGCAAGTCCACCGCGATGAAGGCGGTCTTCGGGATGCTGGACCTTCGTTCGGGCGCGGTCCGGCTGAATGGCGAGGATATCACACGGCTGAGCCCGCAGGCGCGGGTCGCCAAGGGCATGGCCTTCGTGCCGCAGACCAACAACATCTTCGCCTCGATGACGGTCGAGGAGAATCTCGAGATGGGCGCCTTCCTGCGCCGCGACGACATTTCGGCCACCATCGAGGAAGTCTATCAGCTTTTCCCGATCCTGCGCGAAAAGCGCCGTCAGGCGGCGGGCGAGCTGTCGGGCGGGCAGCGCCAGCAGGTCGCGGTGGGCCGCGCGCTGATGACCCGGCCCTCGGTCCTGATGTTGGACGAGCCCACGGCGGGCGTCAGCCCGATCGTGATGGATGAGCTGTTCGACCGGATCATCGAGGTCGCGCGCACCGGCATCTCGATCCTGATGGTGGAACAGAACGCGCGCCAGGCGCTGGAGATCGCCGACAAGGGCTATGTGCTGGTGCAGGGCCGCAACGCCTATACCGATTCCGGGCGCGCCCTGCTCGACGATCCCGAGGTGCGGCGCACCTTCCTGGGAGGTTGAGCATGCGGCATGTCTTCATACTGGCGGGTCTTCTGGCCCTGTCGGCCGGGATGGCCGAGGCCCGGGATCTGCGGCTCGACTGCGTCGCCCGGCAGGTCTGCGTCAGCAATATCGAGCCGGGCCGCGCGAGCTGTCAGCAGACCGAATTGCGCTACGGGCTCGAGGTCGGGCGCAAGACCGGCGCCAAGGTGGTGATGACCCCCGAGGGCGATCAGGCCGGACGGTTCTATGAGTTCCGCCGCCTGCCCGGGCATGAGGGCATCCTGCTGCAGGCCAGCGGCGGCGCGCTCGAGGCGGGTCAGGGCGCGGGCGCGCTGACCGTGTTCGAGACGCTCGATTTCGTGCTGACCCGGCACAGCGCCCTGCGGCCGGAGCCCGAGGGCGACACGGTGCGGGCGATCGCGGTCGACATCTATGGCAGCTGTGCCGAGAGTGAATGAAACCGGTCGGGGCGCGCTCCGGGCTGCGCCGAGCCGTTCGAAGGAGAGACGCGATGACCGATGACGCAAGCATCGCCCGGCTGCGGTGCCCCGCATCCGATCCTTGCCGCCCGGAGGGCCGGTCTGCGCGCGCGGGCCGGGGCGCGACACGCCCTGTCTGTCCGGCCGGGCGGACGGTTGCCGCGACATATATCGGGACCTGCCAGTGATGGAATTTCTCAACGCCCTCGTGACCTTCGCAAATTTCGTTCTGGTTCCGGCCACGGCCTACGGGGCGCAGCTGGCGCTGGGCGCGCTCGGGGTCACGCTGATCTACGGCATCCTTCGCTTCTCGAATTTCGCCCATGGCGACACCATGGCCTTCGGGACGATGATGACCATTCTCGCAACCTGGGCGCTGCAGGGCGCGGGCGTCTCCTTCGGGCCGCTGCCGACGGCGCTTCTGGCCCTGCCCGCAGGGATTGCCGCGACCGCGCTTCTGGTGCTGGGAACGGACCGGCTGGTCTATCGCTTCTACCGGGCGCAGCGTGCAAAGCCCGTGATCCTCGTGATCGTGTCGATGGGGGTCATGTTCATCCTCAACGGCGTGGTCCGGATCGTGATCGGGCCGGACGAACAGCGGTTTGCCGATGGCGAGCGCTTCATCGTCACCGCGCGCGAATTCAAGACCCTGACCGGGCTTGACGAGGGGCTGGCGATCCGCACCACGCAGGGGCTGACCATCGTGACCGCGGTGATCGTGGTGGCGCTGCTGTTCTGGTTCCTGAACCGCACCCGCACCGGCAAGTCGATGCGCGCCTTCTCCGACAATGAGGACCTGGCCTTGCTGTCAGGGATCAACCCCGAACGCGTGGTGGCCATCACCTGGATCATCGTCGCCGCGCTCGCGACAATCGCGGGCGTGCTGTACGGGCTCGACAAGTCGTTCAAGCCCTTCACCTATTTCCAGCTTCTTCTGCCGATCTTCGCGGCGGCCATCGTCGGCGGGCTCGGCAGCCCGGTCGGTGCCATCGCGGGCGGGTTTCTCATCGCCTTTTCCGAGGTCACGGTGACCTATGCCTGGAAGAAGGTGCTGACCTATATCCTGCCCGAGGACCTGGCGCCTGACGGGCTGGTCCAGCTTCTGAGCACCGATTACAAGTTCGCGGTCAGCTTCGTGATCCTGGTGATCGTGCTCCTGTTCCGCCCGACGGGGCTTTTCCGGGGGAAAACGGCATGACCAAGCGCGATATCGGGCTTTTCGCCCTGGTGGCTCTTCTGATCGCCGGAACCGGCATGCTGCAAAGCTGGAACGCGGCTCTCTACATCCTGAATTACGGCCTGATCTCGGCGGTCATGGCCCTGGGCGTGAATATGCAATGGGGCTATGCCGGGCTCTTCAATATCGGCGTCATGGGCTTCAGCGCGCTTGGCGGGCTGGCGGTGGTGATCGTCTCCATGGCGCCGGTCGGCGAGGCCTGGTCGGCCGGCGCCCCCCGCGTCCTGCTGGCGCTGGCGGTCGGGCTGGGGGTGATCCTCGGCGCGATCCAGATCTGGCGGCGGATCGGCCACGGCACGCTGCGCGGACTGGCGATGGTGGTCTGGCTGGTCGCCGGGTTCTTCCTCTACCGCGCCGTCTTCGACCCGGCCGTATCGGCGATCGAGGCGATCGACCCGGCCGCCACCGGCTATCTCGGCGGGCTCGGATTGCCGGTGCTTCTGGCCTGGCCGGTCGGTGCGCTGTTTGCGGCGGGGGCGGCCTGGGTGATCGGCAAGACCGCGCTGGGGCTGCGGGCCGATTATCTGGCCATCGCCACGCTCGGGATCGCCGAGATCATCATCGCGGTCCTGAAGAACGAGGACTGGCTGAGCCGCGGCGTCAAGAACGTGAACGGCATTCCGCGCCCGGTGCCCTATGAGGTCGATCTTCAGGCCAATGCCGCCTTCGTCGCGAGGGCCGAAGCGCTGGGGCTCGATCCGACGACCGCCTCGACCATCTTCGTCAAGCTGCTTTATGCCGGGCTTTTCGCGGCGGTCCTGATCGCGCTGATCTGGCTGTGCGAGAAGGCGCTGAAATCGCCCTGGGGCCGGATGATGCGGGCGATCCGCGACAACGAGACCGCCGCCGCCGCCATGGGCAAGGATGTCACCCGTCGCCATCTTCAGGTCTTCGTGCTCGGCTCGGCGATCTGCGGGCTCGCGGGGGCGATGATGATCACCTATGACAGCCAGCTGACCCCGGGCTCGTTCCAGCCGCTGCGCTTCACCTTCCTGATCTGGGTGATGGTGATCGTCGGCGGCTCGGGTAACAACTGGGGCGCGGTGCTGGGCGGCTTCCTGATCTGGTTCCTCTGGGTCCAGGTCGAGCCCCTGAGCGCCTGGTTCATGGGCGCGATCACCTCTGGCATGGCCGATGGCTCTGCGCTGAAGACCCATCTTCTGGACAGTGTGGCGCATATGCGGCTGCTGACCATGGGCGTGGTGCTTCTGGTGGTGCTGCGGTTCAGCCCGCGTGGTCTGATCCCGGAACGCTAGGCCGAAAATCAGCCGTTACAGGCGCAACCGGCTCCCTTGTGGCACGTCCGGTCGCGGCTGATGCAGCTGTCGCCGCAAGCCTTGCCCTTGCGGCAGACCCTGCAGCAGGCGGCCTGATGGATGGTTGCCTCAGGCGGCCTTCCGACCGAAAGCAGCCGCTCGACAGGCGATGGCGCGGCCGACAGCATCGGCCCCTGCCCCTGTACCTGGGGTTGCGCGACGGCGCTTCCTGCCCATAGGATAAGGCAAAGACCGCGAAGCACCGGCCTTAGTTGTCTGATCATCCGACAGTCCTCCTTGTCAGACATGTTCAATGCTTTTCGCCGCTGTCGGGCAAATATGTGACGCAAGTACGGCTTTGCGCAGAAAGCAACAAGCGGACCGGAACGCGCACGACGATCGCCACAGACCGTTCGAAAGGGGGAACGGCCGTGAAGACCGACATTCTGATCCTGGTTCCTGCCGCAGGGGCCCCGTCGCGGACACATGGCCGCGACAAGCTTCTGGAATGCGTTGGCGGCGAGGCGTTGTTGCGCCGTCAGGTGCGGGTGGCGGGCGCGAGCGGCGCAGAGGTGCTGGTGACCTTGCCCCGCCATGCGGCGGGGCCCCGGGCCGAACAGCTTGACGCCCTGCCCCATCTCAGGGTCGCCTATGTCGATCCGTCCGATGAGATGGCCGCCTCGCTCCGCGCGGGTGCTGCAGCGGCCGGGGCTGCGGGGGCGCGCGGGCTGATGCTGTTTCTGCCGGATCTGCCCGGGATCGAGACCGGCGATCTGCTCCGGATGATCGATGCCTTCGCCAAGGCGCCCGATCTCTGCCTGCGCGCCATGACCGAAGATGGCCGCCCAGGGCATCCGGTGCTGTTTCCGGCGCGGCTATTTCCGGCCTTGGCCGCGGTCGCGGACGATACCGGCGGGCACGACCTGCTTGCTGCCGAGACCGTCCGCCCCGTCGTTCTAGAGGGCGCGCGCGCCGTCACCGATCTCGACACGCCCGAGGCCTGGGCGGTGTGGTGCGCGCAAACCGGTCTCTAGCTGTCCGCCCCCGGCAGAGGGATCTTGCGGCTCTGTTCCCATCATCCGGGGCCCTGCGGGCGTGCGGGCCTCAGCCGCCGAGATCTCGGCAGGGGGATGCCCAAGAGGATCATGGTCACCGCAGGGACGCCGCCGTTACGCCCCCGTGCTTCCGGAGCCTCGATCTTTGCCAAAGCCAGCGGGCACACGGCCCTGCCGGCGCGCCAGGGACAGGCGCGCGCCTTCAGATCTCTCCGGCCACCCGCATCTGTCTTGCATAGGCATAGAACAGGATCGCCATCGCCGCTGCGCCCGCGATCATCGCATCGCCGAAATAGCCCGCGACCTCGGTCAGGCCGGGTGTCTGGAAGACGATCAGCCAGACCGCCGCGACGGTCATTCCCAGCGCCGAGAAGCCCAGCACCCAAGGTGCCGCGCCGACCCTGAGAAACAGCAGCACCCCGCCGAGCAGCCCGCCCCAGACCGCGACCGCCCAGGCCCCGTCGACAAAGGCCGGAACCGAGGTGAAATAGGCGGCCTGGGTCTGGGTGAAAAGCTGCAGATAGGGGGCAACGCCATATTGCGTCATCACGTAATCGGCACATCCGGCAAGGTTCCAGAGGACTGCCAGGATCGCCACCGGCATCATGTGCCAGGCCTCGGTCTCGTCGGACATCTTCCTTCCTCTGTTTTCAGACGCGCGCGCCGTTGGATCGTGCCGCCTGGGGCTGGTCCTGTCCAGCGGGTGCGACGTTATGCAAAAGCTGCGCGCCGGGCGCAAGACCCGGTCTTCGGCCATTCACCTCCGGACGAGCGGTTCCTGCCCGTTCTCGGGGCGCGATTGCCTGCAAAGCGCGCAGCGGGCGCAAAGGCGCGGCGAAGCTCATCGCCGGTTCCGATCGCGTTCGGAAGGCCGGGGCGACGGGACCCGCGTCTGGCCTCGGGACGGCAATACCGGGATGAGGCAAGGACTGCGGCCCGGCCGCTCCGGTCCCGATCCGGTGCCGGACAGGTCTGGCGGGAGCGGCTGCCTTCGCGCCGCTAGAGGTCATTCGGAGGCGTAGACCTTGAGATTCGTCAGCGAGATCAACGGAACCTCCAGCGCCTGCATCGCGGAAAGCGATACCCGCGTTCCCGCTCCGGACGCGCCGCCGCTCGGGCGCAGTTCGACCTGCACGCTCTTGCCCGATACCGGATCGGCCAGCCGGCCCCTGCGGATCTCGTCGGTGAGCGGGGTCAGCGCCCAGAAACCGGGATCGGTCGGATCGCCGAGCGAGGCCGTGGTCACGCCGAGCTCGCGCTCGAAGCCCAGCACCGGGGCCGTGGCCTCTTCGAGCCCGGCCGGCGCGGTGGCGCCGGTCGCACCTTCGGCACCAGAGGCAAGCGCGCCCGGCTCGGGCGGAAGCGCTTCGATCACCGACAGAGGCGGTCCCGCGACGGCTTCGTCCGGCTGTTGCGACGACGCGGCGCCACCGGAGAGCCCGCCCAGGCCGTTGCACCCGGCCAGCATGACGAGAAGGCCCGCCCCCGAAAGGCGCAGGACCGGACCCGTCCCCGGTCTGTCCCCGGCTCCGGCACCAAGCCCGGCCTCGGGTCCCGGCCGCTGGCCCCGGCCCCGGAAAAGGCCGGCTCTTCCGTCGTCCCGGAGGGCTGTTCCCGGCGCTCTTCCCCCGGCCCGGGGGCGCACGATCTCGCGCGGCATGGGCGGTCTCCCTGTTGGCAATGTCGCCTGCCAGCCTAACGGCTTCGAACCGGAGCCGAAAGGCGCTTGCCGCAGCTTCCCCCAGGCCTTAGGGTCTGCGACATGATGCTGCAGCCGCCCCTTGTCGACCCCTTCGCCCGCGCGATCACCTATCTCAGGGTCTCGGTCACCGACCGCTGCGACTTCCGCTGTGTCTATTGCATGGCCGAGAACATGACCTTCCTGCCAAAGCGCGAGCTGCTGACGCTGGAAGAGCTGGACCGGCTCTGTTCGGCCTTCATCGGGCTCGGGGTGAAGAAGCTTCGCATCACCGGCGGCGAACCTCTGGTCCGGCGCGACATCCTCACCTTCTTCCGCGCCATGGGCCGCCATCTCGACAGCGGCGCGCTGGACGAGCTGACCGTGACCACCAACGGCTCGCAGCTCGAAAAACACGCCGCCGCGCTGCATGCCGCCGGGGTGCGCCGCGTGAATATCAGCCTCGACACGCTGAACGACGAGAAATTCGCCCGCGTCACCCGCTGGGGCCGACTGGCCCAGGTGATGCGCGGAATCGATGCGGCGCAGGCGGCCGGGCTTCGGATCAAGATCAACACCGTTGCGCTGAAGGGGTTCAACGAGGACGAGCTGTTCGACCTGGTCGACTGGTGCGCCGCGCGCGACATGGACCTGACCTTCATCGAGGTCATGCCGATGGGCGATCTGGGCAATGATTACCGGGTCGGCCAGTACTGGTCCGTGCGCGATGTGCGCACGCAGCTCGAGGAGCGCTTCACGGCCGTCGATCTGGCCGAGCGTACCGGCGGCCCCGCGCGCTATGTGCGGCTGGCCGAGACCGGCCAGAAGATCGGCTTCATCACCCCGCTGTCGCATAATTTCTGCGAAAGCTGCAACCGGGTGCGGCTGACCTGCACGGGCGAGCTGTACATGTGCCTCGGCCAGGAGGACCGCGCCGATCTGCGCGCGCCGCTGCGCGACCATCCCGACAGCAACGCGCCGCTGATCGGGGCGATCCGCGCCGCCATCGCGGCCAAGCCCGAGGGCCATGACTTCGACTATTCGCGCCAGCGCGCCGACGGTCAGGTCAGCCGCCATATGAGCCATACCGGCGGCTGACCCCGGGGCTATTGCGACGGTGCAGCGCAGGTCGCGGCCGGCTCGGA is part of the Rhodovulum sp. MB263 genome and encodes:
- a CDS encoding branched-chain amino acid ABC transporter permease, with the translated sequence MEFLNALVTFANFVLVPATAYGAQLALGALGVTLIYGILRFSNFAHGDTMAFGTMMTILATWALQGAGVSFGPLPTALLALPAGIAATALLVLGTDRLVYRFYRAQRAKPVILVIVSMGVMFILNGVVRIVIGPDEQRFADGERFIVTAREFKTLTGLDEGLAIRTTQGLTIVTAVIVVALLFWFLNRTRTGKSMRAFSDNEDLALLSGINPERVVAITWIIVAALATIAGVLYGLDKSFKPFTYFQLLLPIFAAAIVGGLGSPVGAIAGGFLIAFSEVTVTYAWKKVLTYILPEDLAPDGLVQLLSTDYKFAVSFVILVIVLLFRPTGLFRGKTA
- a CDS encoding ABC transporter ATP-binding protein, with translation MEDPFLIGDRMTGGYGGADILHGCTVAVEKGEIAVIVGPNGAGKSTAMKAVFGMLDLRSGAVRLNGEDITRLSPQARVAKGMAFVPQTNNIFASMTVEENLEMGAFLRRDDISATIEEVYQLFPILREKRRQAAGELSGGQRQQVAVGRALMTRPSVLMLDEPTAGVSPIVMDELFDRIIEVARTGISILMVEQNARQALEIADKGYVLVQGRNAYTDSGRALLDDPEVRRTFLGG
- a CDS encoding ABC transporter substrate-binding protein; its protein translation is MKKLLLASAATLACAGGANAEDIKIGVLLGFTGPIESMSVAMGAGADLAIKEVNDSGRLLNGETVVAVRGDSTCIDSSAATAAAERMITSDGVKGIMGAACSGVTGAVLQNVARPNGMVMISPSATSPALSDMEDDGLFFRTAPSDARQGEVMASILKDDGIDSVALTYTNNDYGKGLANSFETAFTAAGGTVTISTAHEDDKGDYSAEVGALAAAGGDLLLVAGYADRGGAGIVRSALDLGAFDRFHFPDGMVSDATTEKFGDEIDGSTGQLPGNDRPGAEKYAEIVDGAFDSTAIFSGESYDATALLLLAMQAAGSTDPQVYKDKIMDVANAPGEEIYPGELDKALRILAEGGEIDYVGATALEFIGGGESRGNYRVVKVEDGEFVATGYR
- a CDS encoding branched-chain amino acid ABC transporter permease encodes the protein MTKRDIGLFALVALLIAGTGMLQSWNAALYILNYGLISAVMALGVNMQWGYAGLFNIGVMGFSALGGLAVVIVSMAPVGEAWSAGAPRVLLALAVGLGVILGAIQIWRRIGHGTLRGLAMVVWLVAGFFLYRAVFDPAVSAIEAIDPAATGYLGGLGLPVLLAWPVGALFAAGAAWVIGKTALGLRADYLAIATLGIAEIIIAVLKNEDWLSRGVKNVNGIPRPVPYEVDLQANAAFVARAEALGLDPTTASTIFVKLLYAGLFAAVLIALIWLCEKALKSPWGRMMRAIRDNETAAAAMGKDVTRRHLQVFVLGSAICGLAGAMMITYDSQLTPGSFQPLRFTFLIWVMVIVGGSGNNWGAVLGGFLIWFLWVQVEPLSAWFMGAITSGMADGSALKTHLLDSVAHMRLLTMGVVLLVVLRFSPRGLIPER
- a CDS encoding NTP transferase domain-containing protein, whose protein sequence is MKTDILILVPAAGAPSRTHGRDKLLECVGGEALLRRQVRVAGASGAEVLVTLPRHAAGPRAEQLDALPHLRVAYVDPSDEMAASLRAGAAAAGAAGARGLMLFLPDLPGIETGDLLRMIDAFAKAPDLCLRAMTEDGRPGHPVLFPARLFPALAAVADDTGGHDLLAAETVRPVVLEGARAVTDLDTPEAWAVWCAQTGL
- a CDS encoding ABC transporter ATP-binding protein — translated: MIRVDNLHRHFGGFHAVDGASIEIATGSITGLIGPNGAGKSTLFNVIAGVLPPTSGRVIMNGEDITGLKPHELFHKGLLRTFQIAHEFSSMTVRENLMMVPAGQSGESLWSACFRRGRISDEERALARKADEVLDFLTISHVADEKAGNLSGGQKKLLELGRTMMVDAKIVFLDEVGAGVNRTLLNTIGDAIVRLNRERGYTFCVIEHDMDFIGRLCDPVIVMAEGKVLAQGKADEIMQNEAVIEAYLGTGLKNRIKAAPASGAGI
- the moaA gene encoding GTP 3',8-cyclase MoaA, which codes for MQPPLVDPFARAITYLRVSVTDRCDFRCVYCMAENMTFLPKRELLTLEELDRLCSAFIGLGVKKLRITGGEPLVRRDILTFFRAMGRHLDSGALDELTVTTNGSQLEKHAAALHAAGVRRVNISLDTLNDEKFARVTRWGRLAQVMRGIDAAQAAGLRIKINTVALKGFNEDELFDLVDWCAARDMDLTFIEVMPMGDLGNDYRVGQYWSVRDVRTQLEERFTAVDLAERTGGPARYVRLAETGQKIGFITPLSHNFCESCNRVRLTCTGELYMCLGQEDRADLRAPLRDHPDSNAPLIGAIRAAIAAKPEGHDFDYSRQRADGQVSRHMSHTGG
- a CDS encoding GlxA family transcriptional regulator, which translates into the protein MMSFAGAIEPFRIANRMAGRTLYRWRLAAEGGEEVSCSNGTRVRPDIGLEPLGRDEMVIVCGGLDIQAATTRTLVSWLRREARKGLAMAGICTAAHALARAGLLDGRRATIHWENQDGFLEDFHEIELTRSVFVIDGNRMTTAGGTASIDLALTLIARTHGQDLANAVADQLIYSSIRTDQDTQRLSVPTRIGVRHPKLSQVIQVMEKNLEDPISPATLARDVGMSTRQLERLFRRYLNRSPKRYYMELRLSKARNLLMQTDMSVINVALACGFASPSHFSKCYRAHYDTTPYRERGSRSGRAEA